The Paenibacillus polymyxa genome contains a region encoding:
- a CDS encoding TraM recognition domain-containing protein, producing the protein MQNDRFEDMFRGPTPEQQEQEKTLGYMVIAAVFLIVFCFAMGGIFAGLLIYLVVRFVIKRYWVLYAMLPLALFGIFILHGTGEWLSSLGFLSAVRLPFVATLAEKYLHDGKPFPLTAYSFVSAGVVGIILACVVHPIIQYFESKIIKSKHVSLLKKRADRKYKKFRLNRFEYNDRAQLKFRKSESKANFIGYDEFGERVELDDEELNSHMLVIMTTGGGKTVIIGTVIENAIRQGKPVFFMDGKGERESMLEFKAQAEKYGRKVHMFTDIDQLNFNFLRHGSPTQLRDKIMNLFEWSEPFYKINCSRFLQLTLRMLREFGETLDLATIYRMTFRSKVAAYISELKEREENELSRVTTECEQYEETLYQLERAKNAVALTPEPEEESTEKPQDIDESVPVAADDFFGFRQARQDKRAAVASEEPQPAEAEEAEPDESHAAPMMDLVKEKIEIPPQPDVSKEEAAERYRKRMEKIEYYRERFFGEDSEDESEEEVTGINFDTLVSLRNQIAELMESDLGPLFEETGSGMDLLEVTDRNEMAIFSLSGNKYRDYIKMLGRIVISEFNTIVDYRQKAGKKRMLMVCDEFSAYASHEIVDVVNKSRSAGGECVISMQGLSDTDKVDPNLTRQIINNCNTYLFGRVNDSEDASILAATLGTYEDGDITSQVKKDPLYKLNFESEMGTVRSVQRFRAHPDEIKELSKGEVFLARKLKKRDDGQPYVARVYVRNGLNLEGIQEIIS; encoded by the coding sequence GTGCAAAATGATAGGTTCGAGGACATGTTCCGAGGGCCGACCCCGGAACAACAGGAACAAGAAAAAACATTAGGTTACATGGTTATTGCAGCTGTCTTCCTGATCGTATTTTGCTTTGCGATGGGTGGTATTTTTGCAGGGTTACTGATATACCTGGTCGTCAGGTTTGTTATTAAGCGCTATTGGGTATTGTACGCGATGTTGCCACTTGCTCTTTTCGGGATCTTTATATTACATGGTACAGGCGAATGGCTTTCATCACTTGGTTTTTTATCGGCTGTGCGCCTTCCGTTCGTGGCAACACTGGCAGAAAAATATCTTCATGATGGGAAGCCATTTCCACTCACAGCGTATTCTTTTGTTTCTGCGGGTGTGGTTGGTATTATCCTGGCGTGTGTGGTCCATCCGATCATTCAATATTTTGAGAGCAAAATCATTAAATCCAAACATGTCAGCCTATTGAAAAAACGGGCTGACCGAAAGTATAAAAAATTCCGACTAAACCGATTCGAATACAATGATCGGGCGCAGCTTAAATTCCGTAAATCTGAATCGAAAGCCAATTTTATTGGTTATGACGAGTTTGGAGAACGGGTTGAGCTGGATGATGAAGAACTCAATTCGCATATGTTAGTCATTATGACAACTGGCGGCGGGAAGACCGTAATTATCGGCACTGTGATCGAAAACGCGATCCGGCAGGGGAAACCCGTATTTTTTATGGATGGTAAGGGTGAAAGAGAATCCATGCTGGAGTTCAAGGCACAGGCAGAGAAATATGGCCGTAAAGTGCATATGTTTACGGATATTGACCAATTGAATTTCAATTTTTTGCGGCACGGTTCACCTACGCAATTACGTGACAAAATCATGAATCTGTTTGAATGGTCTGAACCTTTCTACAAAATCAACTGTTCCCGATTTCTACAGCTGACCTTGCGGATGCTTCGGGAATTTGGTGAAACCTTAGACTTGGCAACCATTTACCGCATGACATTCCGTTCTAAAGTAGCTGCTTATATATCGGAGCTGAAGGAGCGTGAAGAAAATGAGTTAAGTCGTGTAACAACAGAGTGTGAACAATATGAGGAAACGTTGTATCAGCTCGAAAGAGCCAAAAATGCGGTTGCTTTAACACCTGAACCAGAGGAAGAATCTACAGAAAAACCACAAGATATTGATGAATCTGTCCCTGTAGCTGCTGATGATTTTTTTGGGTTCCGGCAGGCAAGGCAGGATAAAAGAGCAGCGGTTGCAAGTGAGGAACCTCAACCAGCGGAAGCCGAAGAAGCGGAGCCGGATGAATCCCACGCAGCTCCTATGATGGATTTGGTCAAAGAAAAAATTGAGATCCCGCCCCAACCGGATGTGTCCAAAGAAGAAGCAGCGGAGCGGTATCGGAAACGAATGGAGAAAATTGAATACTATCGGGAACGTTTCTTTGGTGAAGATTCGGAAGATGAAAGCGAGGAAGAAGTTACAGGGATTAACTTCGATACACTGGTGAGCCTTCGCAACCAGATTGCGGAACTGATGGAATCCGACTTAGGGCCGCTTTTTGAGGAAACCGGGAGTGGAATGGATTTACTGGAGGTCACGGATCGAAACGAAATGGCTATTTTTTCGTTGTCCGGTAACAAGTATCGTGACTATATCAAAATGCTTGGCCGGATCGTTATCTCTGAATTTAATACAATTGTTGATTACCGACAAAAAGCCGGCAAGAAACGAATGCTCATGGTCTGTGATGAATTTTCCGCATATGCCAGTCATGAAATTGTTGATGTCGTGAATAAATCACGTTCAGCTGGCGGGGAATGTGTTATCTCGATGCAGGGCCTATCGGATACAGACAAAGTTGATCCAAACTTGACCCGGCAGATCATCAATAACTGTAATACCTACTTGTTTGGGCGCGTGAATGATAGTGAGGATGCATCCATACTCGCAGCTACTTTAGGCACCTATGAGGATGGCGATATTACGAGTCAGGTGAAAAAAGATCCGCTCTACAAACTGAATTTTGAATCAGAAATGGGCACGGTTCGCAGCGTACAGCGTTTCAGAGCGCACCCGGACGAAATTAAGGAGCTGTCCAAGGGGGAAGTATTTTTGGCTCGTAAACTGAAAAAACGGGATGATGGACAGCCGTATGTAGCCCGTGTTTATGTACGGAACGGCCTTAACCTGGAAGGGATTCAGGAAATTATTTCATGA
- a CDS encoding conjugal transfer protein, protein MAKSLEKRKQRSEGEKREKVSLWTHIKNLSKREAKPVRKAYRPKGYVARKMGFYLFWIMFVFMFLVVFVTVMAPKGLSQADANQTEKKATLNPATTTTGVQYAQNFAKEYFTWAPGDAALKERQKRLEPFLAKGLDKQAGLETHGLQTKSTFLKTEIKNIEEKGDNRAYVTLKVYQKVEVPQQVPNQKAGTGKTAPLVKYKPMEVQKFFVVPVGYDQSYGIYDLPKFSFMDSQTTLEKDDAAKGLTDAENSQEKANVRNFLDTFFSSYVSDPRDKLAYLLEDPKHPNGLNKTMGFVSVNTAQVYQGAAPKQYIVLANITLEDPKTKDRYNMNYRLYVIEKNSRYVVTTLDEK, encoded by the coding sequence ATGGCAAAGAGTTTAGAAAAGCGTAAGCAACGAAGCGAAGGAGAGAAACGTGAAAAAGTATCTTTGTGGACTCATATAAAAAATTTGAGTAAGCGCGAAGCCAAGCCCGTGCGGAAAGCTTATCGGCCAAAGGGATATGTAGCGCGGAAAATGGGTTTCTATCTATTTTGGATTATGTTTGTCTTTATGTTCCTGGTCGTATTTGTGACCGTAATGGCTCCTAAAGGATTGTCTCAAGCCGATGCCAACCAAACCGAAAAGAAAGCGACCTTGAACCCAGCGACGACGACTACAGGCGTACAGTACGCGCAAAACTTTGCCAAGGAGTATTTTACCTGGGCGCCGGGTGATGCAGCTTTAAAGGAGCGCCAAAAGCGTCTGGAGCCATTTCTAGCGAAGGGGCTGGACAAGCAAGCGGGACTGGAAACACATGGGTTGCAGACTAAATCCACGTTTCTCAAAACGGAAATTAAAAATATTGAAGAAAAAGGCGACAATCGCGCCTATGTAACGCTCAAGGTGTATCAGAAAGTGGAAGTACCGCAGCAAGTTCCAAACCAAAAGGCCGGAACGGGTAAGACAGCTCCTTTGGTTAAGTACAAGCCGATGGAAGTTCAGAAATTTTTCGTGGTGCCTGTGGGGTACGACCAAAGCTACGGTATTTATGATTTACCTAAATTTAGCTTTATGGATTCACAAACCACGCTTGAGAAGGACGACGCAGCCAAGGGGTTAACGGATGCGGAAAACAGTCAAGAGAAAGCCAATGTACGTAATTTTTTGGATACTTTCTTTAGTTCATATGTTAGCGATCCACGAGACAAATTGGCTTATTTGCTGGAAGACCCTAAGCATCCGAATGGACTCAATAAAACAATGGGCTTTGTGAGCGTGAATACAGCTCAAGTCTATCAGGGGGCTGCTCCTAAGCAATATATTGTGTTGGCGAATATTACACTGGAAGATCCTAAAACGAAAGATCGTTATAACATGAATTACCGGTTGTATGTAATAGAGAAAAACAGTCGGTATGTCGTGACAACCCTGGATGAGAAATAG
- a CDS encoding TcpE family conjugal transfer membrane protein translates to MEPQPQRRDLFVLNEFLVFERRLYQFAGFAFGRALKIKTIGYFIALSIFMLIWYHIPILNIPLLILPNAFSYMAPFLGTYLLVDVGTENRPPIKFFKSFCTYHWRKSKRVTYYKGMELGQPQSYGFNGQLTVREWQAAKKKLKPTYRFDGYFTVGERPVKKVNP, encoded by the coding sequence ATGGAACCGCAGCCGCAACGAAGAGACTTGTTTGTACTCAATGAATTTTTGGTATTTGAGAGACGATTATATCAATTTGCAGGCTTTGCCTTTGGTAGAGCTTTAAAGATCAAAACGATAGGTTACTTTATTGCCCTTTCGATATTCATGTTAATTTGGTACCATATTCCGATTTTGAATATACCTTTATTGATTTTACCCAATGCATTCTCCTATATGGCGCCGTTTTTAGGTACCTATTTACTGGTTGATGTGGGGACCGAGAATCGGCCCCCTATCAAATTTTTTAAAAGCTTTTGCACCTATCACTGGCGCAAAAGTAAGCGGGTGACCTATTACAAGGGAATGGAGTTGGGCCAGCCTCAATCCTATGGATTTAACGGACAGCTGACCGTGAGAGAATGGCAAGCTGCTAAAAAGAAACTTAAACCGACTTACCGTTTTGACGGTTACTTCACAGTTGGAGAAAGACCAGTAAAGAAGGTGAATCCATGA
- a CDS encoding ATP-binding protein → MKVFTQFPVKHVEGNLVFGRDGTVWAYYQVEGFAYDFRDMMQKFEPYSNQLSFYVENMNDLHFLMIPSLTDVNGIIDETLSEISRKDYALKEYGIQYFESLKETLSSQRSSRDTNEYHSYIGIQLIEKRNKFHSEGNAALMITTQFQRFMQGFTSPLYRAVGLMPQDILKRDIKERQDQAEALREILTTSMSCLVRHTSKEETVFLIEQNFSVTPNDTQLRKGYETSVDVSGVDENNQKHEARRGQAHSFYELQNAEIKEYDQKTLKLYKLVGEEIKEKYVQYLVVDKMRPHSLHPGSEWMFHIQNSLKFPVAVSIKASFLRNDQIIKRLSNVRLSYEDQRTEAAKGNSEVDLSVEKSESGAIQMESRFGETGYPAYACSFVFRVAGDDMEELRVRASELKRQMQKFGIHLQTPYGESISYFMEFIPSAPRLNEDYLQYLEPTKLAGMMFAATTNIGDNRGFYIGQTLKLNRPVFIRPDLAAKAFEGTQNVMDSLAVMVAGMTGKGKSFFINLFTYLSVLTGSLALIVDPKGDRKGWAKGLPFIPPEFISVWTLGADEADAGCLDPFRTSTNPEEAKDIALDILSFLCNKQLGDVGFTLLSEASEREAYHDDPCLGGLLEDLEKRLVTVEHRADRQEAAAQIIETLHTLKRSNIARLLFGERNQDYRVLEVSKPIQVLMVQNLQLPRAGKGSVRPVEKISEAILISIAAYTKQYMFNQDRFIHKVIVQDEAKTVERSSEGKAQMDFITRMGRYYNTSLVKGTQNATDYDEDVANMGMKFSFALKKYEEVVEMLKFYNLPTTQSNIDYLTGLGRGTALFQDIYGRTAAVRIHPVYKEIEQAFDSSTSTEEEREYENKRQERIIMGG, encoded by the coding sequence ATGAAAGTTTTCACACAATTCCCGGTTAAACATGTTGAAGGAAATTTGGTATTTGGCAGAGACGGTACCGTATGGGCCTATTATCAGGTTGAAGGTTTTGCCTATGATTTTAGGGATATGATGCAAAAGTTTGAGCCATACAGCAACCAACTCTCTTTTTACGTAGAGAACATGAACGATTTACATTTTCTGATGATTCCATCCTTAACGGATGTGAATGGCATTATTGATGAAACCCTATCCGAAATCAGCCGAAAAGATTATGCGCTGAAAGAGTATGGTATCCAATATTTTGAGAGTTTGAAAGAAACGTTGTCGAGTCAGCGTTCTTCTCGCGATACGAACGAGTACCATTCTTATATTGGAATTCAGTTGATTGAAAAGAGAAACAAGTTTCACAGTGAGGGAAATGCAGCATTAATGATTACTACACAATTCCAGCGGTTCATGCAGGGCTTCACGTCTCCCTTATATCGGGCCGTGGGCTTGATGCCCCAAGATATACTCAAGCGGGATATTAAAGAGCGGCAGGATCAGGCCGAGGCCCTACGTGAAATTCTCACCACATCTATGTCATGCCTGGTACGACATACAAGCAAAGAGGAAACGGTATTTTTAATCGAACAAAACTTTAGTGTCACGCCAAATGATACACAGCTTCGTAAAGGCTATGAAACGAGTGTTGATGTTAGCGGGGTTGATGAAAATAATCAAAAACATGAAGCACGGCGCGGCCAGGCCCATTCATTTTATGAGCTGCAAAATGCGGAGATTAAAGAATACGATCAAAAAACGCTCAAGCTGTACAAGCTGGTCGGGGAAGAAATTAAGGAGAAATATGTTCAATATTTAGTCGTAGATAAGATGCGGCCCCATTCGTTACATCCAGGTTCCGAGTGGATGTTTCATATACAGAACAGTTTGAAATTTCCGGTAGCGGTTTCGATTAAGGCCAGCTTCCTGCGCAATGACCAAATCATTAAAAGATTAAGCAATGTCCGGCTTTCCTATGAGGACCAACGAACTGAGGCCGCCAAAGGGAACAGTGAAGTGGATCTAAGTGTTGAAAAGTCTGAAAGCGGCGCAATCCAGATGGAAAGTCGTTTTGGGGAAACCGGATATCCGGCCTATGCCTGTTCTTTTGTATTCCGTGTGGCGGGTGACGACATGGAGGAATTGCGAGTTCGGGCAAGTGAATTAAAGCGGCAGATGCAAAAATTTGGTATCCATTTGCAAACACCATACGGGGAGTCGATTTCTTATTTTATGGAGTTCATTCCTTCAGCTCCAAGACTTAATGAGGATTACTTGCAATATTTAGAGCCGACGAAGTTGGCGGGTATGATGTTTGCGGCAACCACGAATATCGGAGACAACCGGGGATTTTATATCGGTCAAACGCTCAAGCTGAACCGTCCCGTATTTATCCGGCCTGACTTGGCCGCGAAAGCTTTTGAAGGAACACAGAATGTGATGGATTCCTTGGCGGTCATGGTCGCCGGTATGACCGGGAAAGGTAAATCCTTTTTCATTAACCTGTTTACGTATCTTTCCGTGCTGACCGGATCGCTTGCCCTAATTGTAGACCCGAAGGGCGACCGGAAAGGGTGGGCCAAGGGATTACCTTTTATTCCACCAGAGTTTATATCCGTTTGGACGTTGGGTGCTGATGAAGCGGATGCTGGCTGTCTTGATCCTTTTCGAACCAGCACTAACCCTGAAGAAGCGAAAGACATTGCCCTAGATATTTTGTCTTTCTTGTGCAACAAGCAGCTAGGTGATGTCGGGTTTACCCTACTAAGTGAAGCATCCGAACGAGAAGCTTATCATGATGATCCTTGCCTAGGGGGATTGCTGGAAGACCTGGAGAAACGACTCGTGACCGTGGAACATCGGGCAGATCGCCAGGAAGCTGCTGCACAAATTATTGAAACCCTGCATACGCTCAAACGGAGTAACATTGCAAGATTGCTTTTCGGGGAGCGCAACCAGGACTATCGGGTGCTGGAAGTCAGTAAGCCTATTCAAGTGCTGATGGTGCAAAATTTGCAGCTACCAAGAGCAGGGAAAGGTTCTGTCCGGCCTGTAGAAAAAATATCTGAAGCTATTCTAATTTCCATAGCCGCTTATACCAAGCAATACATGTTTAATCAGGATCGGTTTATTCATAAGGTCATCGTGCAAGACGAAGCGAAAACCGTTGAACGTTCATCTGAAGGTAAAGCACAAATGGATTTTATTACACGGATGGGGCGTTATTACAATACCTCTTTGGTGAAAGGTACGCAGAATGCTACGGACTATGACGAAGATGTAGCCAATATGGGGATGAAGTTCTCTTTTGCTCTTAAAAAATATGAAGAAGTAGTTGAAATGCTCAAATTCTATAACCTACCTACAACACAGAGCAATATTGACTATCTCACTGGCCTGGGGCGGGGAACAGCTCTATTTCAGGATATCTATGGACGTACGGCAGCTGTCCGCATTCATCCAGTTTACAAAGAGATTGAGCAGGCTTTTGATAGCTCAACCTCTACAGAAGAAGAAAGAGAATATGAAAATAAACGTCAGGAACGCATCATAATGGGAGGTTAG